From the Zonotrichia albicollis isolate bZonAlb1 chromosome Z, bZonAlb1.hap1, whole genome shotgun sequence genome, one window contains:
- the RAD23B gene encoding UV excision repair protein RAD23 homolog B isoform X1 codes for MQITLKTLQQQTFRIDIDPEETVKALKEKIESERGKDAFPVAGQKLIYAGKILNDETALKEYKIDEKNFVVVMVTKPKAAAGATQPSNATSTVGSTTAAPTAVAAPIPVPAPVPAPVPPPPAPDAVACEPAPVSAPKEEKPEEKPPEAPAAVSPSSIDSTTGDTSRSNLFEDAISALVTGQSYENMVTEIMSMGYEREQVIAALRASFNNPDRAVEYLLMGIPGDNQAVADPPQPPSTGASQSSAVAAAVATIPTTTSSLGGHPLEFLRNQPQFQQMRQIIQQNPSLLPALLQQIGRENPQLLQQISQHQEHFIHMLNEPVLESRQGLSGSDDGASTGGIGDAGNAHMNYIQVTPQEKEAIERLKALGFPEGLVIQAYFACEKNENLAANFLLQQNFDED; via the exons ATGCAGATCACGCTGAAGACGCTGCAGCAGCAGACCTTCCGCATCGACATCGACCCCGAGGAGACG GTGAAGGCTCTGAAAGAGAAGATTGAATCAGAAAGGGGGAAAGATGCCTTTCCAGTAGCTGGCCAAAAACTAATTTATGCAG GTAAAATCCTTAATGATGAAACTGCTCTTAAAGAATACAAGATAGATGAGAAGAACTTTGTGGTGGTTATGGTGACAAAG cccaaagcagcagctggagcgACTCAGCCGTCAAATGCCACTTCCACTGTTGGCTCAACAactgcagctcccacagcagtTGCTGCACCAATCCCTgttcctgcccctgtgccagctcctgtccctccaccACCAGCACCAGATGCAGTGGCTTGTGAGCCAGCACCTGTGAGTGCTCCGAAAGAGGAGAAGCCTGAAGAAAAACCACCTGAGGCACCAGCTGCTGTCAGTCCATCATCAATTGACAG TACAACAGGTGATACATCTCGATCAAATCTTTTTGAGGATGCTATAAGTGCACTTG TGACCGGTCAGTCCTATGAGAACATGGTGACTGAGATCATGTCCATGGGCTACGAGCGGGAGCAGGTGATTGCAGCACTGAGGGCCAGCTTCAACAACCCTGACAGAGCAGTGGAATACCTTCTGATG GGGATACCTGGAGATAATCAGGCTGTGGCTGACCCCCCTCAACCGCCAAGCACTGGTGCATCTCAGTCttcagcagtggcagcagcagtagCAACCATACCCACGACTACTAGTTCACTAGGAG GACATCCACTTGAGTTTTTACGAAATCAGCCTCAGTTCCAGCAGATGAGACAAATTATCCAGCAAAATCCTTCTCTGTTGCCAGCATTGTTACAGCAAATTGGAAGGGAAAACCCCCAGCTACTGCAG CAAATAAGCCAGCACCAGGAACATTTTATTCACATGCTGAATGAGCCAGTTCTAGAGTCGCGCCAGGGTTTAAGTGGCAGTGATGATGGTGCCAGCACTGGAGGAATAGGAGATGCTGGGAATGCTCATATGAACTACATTCAAGTAACACCTCAGGAAAAAGAAGCTATAGAAAGG tTAAAGGCATTAGGATTTCCTGAAGGACTTGTGATACAGGCGTATTTCGCATGCGAGAAGAATGAAAACCTGGCTGCCAACTTTCTTCTACAGCAGAACTTCGATGAAGACTGa
- the RAD23B gene encoding UV excision repair protein RAD23 homolog B isoform X2, with the protein MRVPPSRRARRRLPPPPPFPGLFPATSSRGRDEGGRSAARTRRHADHAEDAAAADLPHRHRPRGDVMTGKQGYLSLIWITTGWKVFPLKVKALKEKIESERGKDAFPVAGQKLIYAGKILNDETALKEYKIDEKNFVVVMVTKPKAAAGATQPSNATSTVGSTTAAPTAVAAPIPVPAPVPAPVPPPPAPDAVACEPAPVSAPKEEKPEEKPPEAPAAVSPSSIDSTTGDTSRSNLFEDAISALVTGQSYENMVTEIMSMGYEREQVIAALRASFNNPDRAVEYLLMGIPGDNQAVADPPQPPSTGASQSSAVAAAVATIPTTTSSLGGHPLEFLRNQPQFQQMRQIIQQNPSLLPALLQQIGRENPQLLQQISQHQEHFIHMLNEPVLESRQGLSGSDDGASTGGIGDAGNAHMNYIQVTPQEKEAIERLKALGFPEGLVIQAYFACEKNENLAANFLLQQNFDED; encoded by the exons ATGCGCGTCCCGCCCTCCCGCCGAGCCCGGCGCcgcctccctcctcctcctccctttcccGGCCTCTTCCCCGCCACCTCTTCCCGGGGAAGGGACGAGGGCGGCCGGAGCGCGGCACGTACCCGCCGCCATGCAGATCACGCTGAAGACGCTGCAGCAGCAGACCTTCCGCATCGACATCGACCCCGAGGAGACG TTATGACTGGAAAGCAAGGGTATCTGTCCTTGATATGGATAACAACAGGCTGGAAGGTGTTCCCTTTGAAA GTGAAGGCTCTGAAAGAGAAGATTGAATCAGAAAGGGGGAAAGATGCCTTTCCAGTAGCTGGCCAAAAACTAATTTATGCAG GTAAAATCCTTAATGATGAAACTGCTCTTAAAGAATACAAGATAGATGAGAAGAACTTTGTGGTGGTTATGGTGACAAAG cccaaagcagcagctggagcgACTCAGCCGTCAAATGCCACTTCCACTGTTGGCTCAACAactgcagctcccacagcagtTGCTGCACCAATCCCTgttcctgcccctgtgccagctcctgtccctccaccACCAGCACCAGATGCAGTGGCTTGTGAGCCAGCACCTGTGAGTGCTCCGAAAGAGGAGAAGCCTGAAGAAAAACCACCTGAGGCACCAGCTGCTGTCAGTCCATCATCAATTGACAG TACAACAGGTGATACATCTCGATCAAATCTTTTTGAGGATGCTATAAGTGCACTTG TGACCGGTCAGTCCTATGAGAACATGGTGACTGAGATCATGTCCATGGGCTACGAGCGGGAGCAGGTGATTGCAGCACTGAGGGCCAGCTTCAACAACCCTGACAGAGCAGTGGAATACCTTCTGATG GGGATACCTGGAGATAATCAGGCTGTGGCTGACCCCCCTCAACCGCCAAGCACTGGTGCATCTCAGTCttcagcagtggcagcagcagtagCAACCATACCCACGACTACTAGTTCACTAGGAG GACATCCACTTGAGTTTTTACGAAATCAGCCTCAGTTCCAGCAGATGAGACAAATTATCCAGCAAAATCCTTCTCTGTTGCCAGCATTGTTACAGCAAATTGGAAGGGAAAACCCCCAGCTACTGCAG CAAATAAGCCAGCACCAGGAACATTTTATTCACATGCTGAATGAGCCAGTTCTAGAGTCGCGCCAGGGTTTAAGTGGCAGTGATGATGGTGCCAGCACTGGAGGAATAGGAGATGCTGGGAATGCTCATATGAACTACATTCAAGTAACACCTCAGGAAAAAGAAGCTATAGAAAGG tTAAAGGCATTAGGATTTCCTGAAGGACTTGTGATACAGGCGTATTTCGCATGCGAGAAGAATGAAAACCTGGCTGCCAACTTTCTTCTACAGCAGAACTTCGATGAAGACTGa